One genomic segment of Musa acuminata AAA Group cultivar baxijiao chromosome BXJ3-3, Cavendish_Baxijiao_AAA, whole genome shotgun sequence includes these proteins:
- the LOC135633036 gene encoding uncharacterized protein LOC135633036 yields MAVSRASSAAVAAPPPRLPPAAAKKGFLRRVLPFILTANLAVGVYAFLSTSKNESVEKDAEVAGEVPAAPVAATESVIPDEKPVAGPIPAPMKVLPPMAEQEQRELFKWMLEEKRKVKPSDRAEKKKIDDEKALLKQFIGAKSIPSI; encoded by the exons ATGGCCGTCTCACGAGCGTCTTCCGCTGCTGTTGCTGCTCCTCCGCCTCGTCTGCCGCCTGCTGCTGCGAAGAAGGGCTTCCTTCGCCGCGTTCTACCCTTCATCCTCACCGCCAATCTTGCTGTCGGAG TATACGCCTTTCTTAGCACATCAAAGAATGAGTCAGTTGAGAAGGATGCAGAGGTTGCGGGAGAGGTTCCGGCTGCCCCAGTAGCTGCCACCGAATCTGTGATTCCTGATGAGAAACCTGTTGCTGGACCTATTCCAGCACCCATGAAGGTTCTGCCTCCTATGGCAGAACAGGAGCAGCGAGAACTCTTTAAGTGGATGCTGGAGGAGAAGAGGAAAGTGAAACCGAGTGATCGGGCcgagaagaaaaaaattgatgatgagaagGCTCTCCTCAAGCAGTTTATTGGAGCAAAATCTATTCCCAGCATATAA